One stretch of Manduca sexta isolate Smith_Timp_Sample1 unplaced genomic scaffold, JHU_Msex_v1.0 HiC_scaffold_2956, whole genome shotgun sequence DNA includes these proteins:
- the LOC115449664 gene encoding LOW QUALITY PROTEIN: nucleolar complex protein 4 homolog B (The sequence of the model RefSeq protein was modified relative to this genomic sequence to represent the inferred CDS: inserted 1 base in 1 codon; deleted 1 base in 1 codon), with amino-acid sequence MQNIFTVLLDSEMSMSAPIARFQEFTEYKDVQQSPTPIYMQNYLELLDKLLVSEIPLEPKNRVKERDDEEKEDKLLCATEDKMPFTYSGVACRRHANRCWGFACQWPLCAEPXHRRALLLLVERAMPLLAKPHLATDMLCDSLDAGGPISMLALQGVLELVRQHNIDYPDMYDRLYAMFEPEMFATRYKKRLMHLADIFLSSTHLPESLVAAFAKRLSRLALVASPEDAVGLLQLVANLLLRHPALKRMICYEDTPAIMSGDPYVMEETSASRARALGSLLWEVCALRRHACAPLAAAAARVLLAASTAASAASAATAAAAPLDAHSMFDAELKKRFKTIEVNFVRPQGMAAPSGERLLQYWELMA; translated from the exons ATGCAG AACATATTCACAGTGCTGTTGGACTCCGAGATGTCGATGTCTGCGCCGATCGCCCGCTTCCAGGAGTTCACGGAGTACAAGGACGTCCAGCA GTCGCCAACGCCCATATACATGCAGAACTACCTGGAGTTGCTCGACAAACTGCTTGTGTCCGAGATACCGTTGGAGCCAAAGAACAGAGTGAAAGAGAGAGATGATGAAGAGAAGGAGGACAAGTTGCTGTGCGCTACAGAAG ACAAAATGCCGTTCACATACAGCGGTGTGGCGTGCAGACGCCACGCGAACCGGTGCTGGGGGTTCGCGTGCCAGTGGCCGCTGTGCGCCGAGC CGCACCGGCGCGCGCTGCTGCTGCTCGTGGAGCGC GCCATGCCGCTGCTCGCCAAGCCGCATCTCGCCACCGACATGCTGTGCGACAGTCTGGACGCAG GGGGGCCTATATCTATGCTGGCGCTACAAGGAGTACTGGAGCTGGTGAGACAGCACAACATCGATTACCCGGACATGTACGACCGGCTGTACGCCATGTTCGAGCCGGAGATGTTCGCCACGCGCTACAAGAAGCGGCTCATGCACCTCGCAGATATATTCCTTAGTTCTAC aCATTTGCCAGAAAGTCTAGTAGCGGCGTTCGCGAAGCGCCTGTCCCGGCTGGCGCTGGTGGCGTCTCCGGAGGACGCAGTGGGCCTGCTGCAGCTGGTCGCCAACCTCTTGCTGCGACATCCCGCTCTCAAACGCATGATCTGCTACGAAGACACACCAGCTATAA TGTCAGGCGACCCGTACGTGATGGAGGAGACGTCGGCGTCTCGTGCGCGCGCGCTGGGCTCGCTGCTGTGGGAGGTGTGCGCGCTGCGCCGCCACGCGTGCGCGCcactcgccgccgccgccgcgcgcgtgCTGCTCGCCGCCAGCACCGCTgccagcgccgccagcgccgccaccgccgccgccgcgccgctcgacGCGCACAGC ATGTTCGACGCGGAACTAAAAAAGAGGTTCAAGACTATCGAGGTGAACTTCGTCCGGCCGCAGGGCATGGCCGCGCCGTCCGGCGAGCGGCTCCTGCAGTACTGGGAGCTGATGGCCTGA